Genomic window (Culex pipiens pallens isolate TS chromosome 3, TS_CPP_V2, whole genome shotgun sequence):
aaaatacaaaaatacaaaaatacaaaaataaaaaaatacaaaaaaaaaaaaatacaaaaatacaaaaatacaaaaatacaaaaatacaaaaatacaaaaatacaaaaatacaaaaatacaaaaatacaaaaatacaaaaatacaaaaatacaaaaatacaaaaatacaaaaaatacaaaaatacaaaaatacaaaaatacaaaaatacaaaaatacaaaaatacaaaaatacaaaaatacaaaaatacaaaaatacaaaaatacaaaaatacaaaaatacaaaaatacaaaaatacaaaaatacaaaaatacaaaaatacaaaaaaaatacaaaaatacaaaaatacaaaaatacaaaaaatacaaaaatacaaaaatacaaaaatacaaaaatacaaaaatacaaaaaatacaaaaatacaaaaatacaaaaatacaaaaaatacaaaaatacaaaaatacaaaaatacaaaaatacaaaaatacaaaaatacaaaaatacaaaaatacaaaaatacaaaaatacaaaaatacaaaaatacaaaaatacaaaaatacaaaaatacaaaaatacaaaaatacaaaaaaaaaaaacaaaaatacaaaaatacaaaaatacaaaaatacaaaaatacaaaaatacaaaaatacaaaaatacaaaaatacaaaaatacaaaaatacaaaaatacaaaaatacaaaaaaaaatacaaaaatacaaaaatacaaaaatacaaaaaaaatacgaaaatacaaaaatacaaaaatacaaaaatacaaaaatacaaaaatacaaaaatacaaaaatacaaaaatacaaaaatacaaaaatacaaaaatacaaaaatacaaaaacaaaaatacaaaaatacaaaaatacaaaaatacaaaaatacaaaaatacaaaaatacaaaaatacaaaaatacaaaaatacaaaaatacaataaaaaacaaaaatacaaaaatacaaaaatacaaaaatacaaaaatacaaaaatacaaaaatacaaaaatacaaaaatacaaaaatacaaaaatacaaaaatacaaaaatacaaaaatacaaaaatacaaaaatacaaaaatacaaaaatacaaaaatacaaaaatacaaaaatacaaaaataaaaacaaaaatacaaaaatacaaaaatacaaaaatacaaaaatacaaaaatacaaaaaaaatacaaaaatacaaaaatacaaaaatacaaaaatacaaaaatacaaaaatacaaaaaatacaaaaatacaaaaatacaaaaatacaaaaatacaaaaatacaaaaatacaaaaatacaaaaatacaaaaatacaaaaatacaaaaatacaaaaatacaaaaatacaaaaatacaaaaatacaaaaatacaaaaatacaaaaatacaaaaatacaaaaaaaaatacaaaaatacaaaaatacaaaaatacaaaaatacaaaaatacaaaaatacaaaaatacaaaaatacaaaaatacaaaaatacaaaaaaaaaacaaaaatacaaaaatacaaaaatacaaaaatacaaaaatacaaaaatacaaaaatacaaaaaaaaaacaaaaaaaaaacaaaaatacaaaaatacaaaaatacaaaaatacaaaaatacaaaaatacaaaaatacaaaaatacaaaaatacaaaaatacaaaaatacaaaaatacaaaaatacaaaaatacaaaaatacaaaaatacaaaaatacaaaaatacaaaaatacaaaaatacaaaaatacaaaaatacaaaaatacaaaaatacaaaaatacaaaaatacaaaaatacaaaaatacaaaaaaacaaaaatacaaaaatacaaaaatacaaaaatacaaaaatacaaaaatacaaaaatacaaaaatacaaaaatacaaaaatacaaaaatacaaaaatacaaaaatacaaaaatacaaaaatacaaaaatacaaaaatacaaaaatacaaaaatacaaaaaaaaaacaaaaatacaaaaatacaaaaatacaaaaatacaaaaatacaaaaatacaaaaatacaaaaatacaaaaatacaaaaatacaaaaatacaaaaatacaaaaaaaacaaaaaatacaaaaatacaaaaatacaaaaatacaaacatacaaaaatacaaaaatacaaaaatacaaaaatacaaaaatacaaaaatacaaaaatacaaaaatacaaaaatacaaaaatacaaaaataccacaaaaccaaaaaacaaacacaacaacccaccacccccacccaacccccacccccacacccccaccccccaaccccccccaccaccccccacccccccccccccccccacccacacccccccacccccaccacccctCCACCCCCCCACAcaacccaccccccaccccccacccccccacccccccacaccaccccaccccacccccccccccaccccccccccaccccccaccccccccaccccccccacccccacccccccaccccccccccccacccccccccaccccccccccccccccccccccccccccccccccccccccccaccccccccacccccacccccaccccccccccacacccccccaccccccccccccgccacccccccaccccccccacccccccaccccccccccccacaccaccccccccccccccacccaaccccccccccccccccccccccccccccccccccccccccccccccccccccccccccccacccccccacccccccacccccccacccccccacccccaccccacccccacaccACCCCCCCCgcaacccccccacccccccaccccccccaaccacccccacccacccccccaccccccaccccccccctcccccccaccccccccacccccccacccaccccccaacCACCCCgcaccccccaacccccccaaaccccccccacccccaccccaccaacccccaccccccccaccaccacacccccaaccccccccccaccccccccccccccccccccacccccccccaccccccacccccccccccaccccccaccccccacccccacaaccccacccccacccccccacccccccacccacccacccccccaccccccccccccacccaccccccacaccccccctaccacccccacccccccacccctccGCCCCCCCactccacccccccccacccaccccccaccccccacacccccccacccccccacccccccacccccccccaccccccccccacccaccccccccaaccccccacacccaccccccccacccacccccccccccacccacccccccacccaccaccccaccccaccaccccacccccccacccccccaccacacccccaccccccccccacccccccccaccccccccaccccaacaccccacacaacaccccccccacccccccccccaccccccccccacccacccccccaaccccccccccccccccccccccccccccccccccccccccccccccccccccccccccacccaccccccacccccccccaacccccccccccccccccgccctccccccaccccaccaccaccccccccaccaccccccaccccccaccccacccccccaccccccccacccccccaccccccccccccccgccccccccccccaccacccccccccccccccccccacccccccccccccccaccccccccaccccccccccccccccacccccccccccccccccacccccccccccccccccccccccccccacacccccccccacaccccacacccccccccccccccaccccacccccaccccccccccccccccccccccccccccccccccccccccccccacccccccgcccccccccccacccccccccccccccccacccccccccccccccacccaccccaccccccccccccccccccaccccccccccaccccccccgccccccccaccaccacccccccaccccccgcCCCACCCCagcccccccacaccccccaccccacccacccccccaacccccccacaccccacccccacAACCCCACACCccgccccccaccccccccaacccccccacccccccccaccccccacccaccccccccccaccgcccccaccaccccaacccccccacccccccaccaacACCCCCCCCAcgcccccaccccccccaacccccccaccctcccaccacccccccaccccccacaccccaccccacccaaccacccccccccccccaaccacccccccccacaccccccccccaccccccccaccccacccacaacccccccacccccccacccccccaccaaccaccccccccaccccccccccacccaccccaccacccccccacccccccacccccccacccccacccacccccccacccccccaccccaaccccccaccccccccaccacccccacccccccaacccccacaaccccccaccaccccacccaccccccccacccccaccccccaacccccccacccccccaccccacccacccccccacaccccaccacccccccccacccccccccccccccaaccccccccaccccccccacccccccacccccccacaccaccccccccacccccccaccacccccaccccccccaaccccccacccccccaccacccccacccccccacaccccccacccccccacccccccacccccccaccaccccccacaccccccacacccccaccacaccccaccccccccccccccacaccccccacccccccacccccccacccccaccccccgcccaccccacccccccacccccccacccccccacccccccacccccccacccccccacccccccccccccccacccccccacccaccccaccacccccaacccccccaccccacccccccccccaccaaccccaacccccccaccccccacaccaCACCCCcagccaccccccccccccccccccccccccccccacccaccccacccccccccccccccacccccccccccccccccccccccacccacccccccccgccccccacccccccacccgccccaaccccccccaccccccaaccccctccacaccccccacccccccacccccccacccccccacccccccaccccccaccccccacccccccacccccccacccccccaccccaccccccccccacccccaccaccccccccacccccccaccccccacccccccacccacccacccccaccccccacaccccccccacccccccacccccccacccccccaccccccccacccccccacccccccacccccacacccccccaccccccacaccccacccccccacccacccccaccacccccccacccccccaccccccccacacccccaaaccccccccaccacccccccacccccccacccccccacccccccaccccccccacaccccccaacccccccacccccccacccccccacaccccccaccccccccacctcCCCCACCCCCCCAAACCCCCCACACATCATCTACCACGCATCACCTACAATACCATCTACAAGGTGTGTCTCGGGGatgtctgagcaagtgtgacattgcatgttgtaagtataggaaaagcgtgaaaaaggggggaggggggggggtaaattttggctgattttagcgtgacgtactttatgaatgtgtgtgggtctcgtggcgcaggggtagcggcttcggctgccgatcccgatgatgctatgagacgcgggttcgattcccgccttatccactgagcttctatcggatggtgaagtaaaacgtcggtcccggtttctcctgtctcgtcagaggcgctggagcagaaatcccacgttagaggaaggccatgccccggggggcgtagtgccaatagtttcgtttcgttttactttatgaatgaagccaaaatacaaaaatacaaatccgATTACCTTGTTACAAATCTGATATGGCCTCACATCTCGTTACAATCTGAAAAACTCTGTGTCACAAAGTTAGCTCTTCACCTTTCTGCAATTTATATCGAGACTCGAAAACAATGTGGCCCTTTTGCTGCTGCCTGCCCTCCCCTAATTTCCGCCGTACCTTTCGTGCCCAGAGGTGTCCGAAAAATAATAACCATAATCGTAACATATTTCTGGCTGATGAACGAGAATTCATCCCAGGGGTATTTGCCATGTCCTCCTCGTTACCTCCCCCGTACGGCTCCGACTTGGCCAAGAGTATCCTCCTCGGCACCAAATTACCCGGGAAAATAAAGACGACTTGCGCGCCGGCAACAACCGAGCTAATGATAGCGATATCAATAAAGCTGCCTAGACAGGAAAATATTTATCGAAGTTTGGCTCCTTTTCCTTTTATTTTCCTGTCCTGCCCCCCTCCCCGGGTTTCCTACTCGCACATGATTCTTGTGTCCATATCCGGCGTGCCTTCCAGCGATcgatgatttatgattttcggGACATTTCCTGAAAGGGCGGCCGGTGCGTGCGGAGGAAGACGTGAGACGGTCCACCCAAAGTCAGAGAGGACACAAAAAAACGTCTTTGGGAAATTCCTCGGAGCTGTGCAGAactttgttattgttataaatGAACTGCTCTAAAAAAGTGGGACGATTTTTGGTGAGAGGTATGCAGGGTGGCTGCTTGAGCTTCTTTTCGAGGAATGAGGAAGTCATGGAAAGGTTTAAGGGAGCACAGCaaccaaagaagttgttgtcttctttttccaatattgtcaaacttacggacccaatcctgcaataacgggattgtaaaattaatcaaactttgttgtaaatgacTTTGTGgatagtactttaggggatgaataaaaaaatatttcgatagtaaccgtagttttgaagatactaaaatgtctgtaacaaaaatctgggtgcaaaagctctggttgatgtgcccCGTTAAAAGAAAaggaagagatgagaagagatgagagaTGCTGTGAAGTGAGAGTTTTACAAATAAGCTCGGTATCTCAACTagtaaaatctgtaaaatttgatttgaaattaaaagctGAGCTGTCACCCTGCTTCGAAAGTGAGGGTGCGTCCATTCTTGAGCGTCCACTCCGATGGAACTGGACCGAGAATTTATTGCTGCCAATTGAAAGATTATTGTccttttgatagattttttcGGGTGAAGGTTAGCCCGTGAGGTTATTTATCCTTCCCCAGCTGATGTGAGTGTGTTACAATAAATATGTCACTGGTTATTGATAAAAATCTGCCACGAAAGTTGTGGGGTTGGGAAGCCACGAGTTGTGGATAAATTGACGCAAATTTATCTGCCAAGCAAAACATCACAGAGCGTTTGGCGCCCGTCTGCTTCAATTTAGGCCGAGcccaacttggcaaatttggtGGAGCaatattcaattaaatttccaatgataaATTCCGCTCACATCCACCCGTTCGCTTCGGTCGATTTTCTCATTTTCCTACTCCATTTAAtcgaaaaaattaatttaagagaaAACTACGCTAAGCAGAACGATGTCGTGGCTACCCTTTCTCCATTTTGGGAACGAATCCTCTGTCCAAAAGAATCCTTGGCTCAGCTAACCCAACGCAAGTTGATAATACGAAGAAAGTCAAAGGAGcagcaaaaaacaacaacaaacaatgcCAAAATCGCCACAgaataaaagaagaaaatctcgaaaaaatgcttaactaaaaatgaaaaacttatgTTAATTTATGCATACTACATTGTTACAGTAAGTAAACTATGTGTATGGAATGGGAAAGAAAggaatgaaacaagaaaaggcaaaccaaacaaaacgagAATGGAATTTCCTATGGCTCTGTGcgagtttcgaaaaaaatgccaaacagcagcagccacATTTTTGGTGCTTGGCCCCGGGTTTGGGGACACATTTTCGGATTGTCCAATACACGAAAGAAACCTTCTCCTAAGCAAGGGTTTACTTGCGGCGTTCTTCCTCCGCAAATGCATGCCAAACccccccaaaaaaaaagaacccaTAATAGAACCAGGCAAATCAAATCTGCGGGACAAAATTAGAGCGCAGAACCGAAGGgcacaagaagaagaagaatggCTGGGGGCAGCTTTTGGTCAAATTTTCGTCCAAATAATAAGCCCCCCATTTGCTGTGGGATAAAATCTTCATGATTGAGCGACAAAATGACACTGACGCGTGGAGCCCTGATTTGCATATGAAAGGATGTGAATTGTCGGGGGAGCGGGATAGTAGTTCTGATCAGCAGAATGAGATCCTTTCTTGCTGAAGATTTTTGGGGTGGAAGAGTTTGTTAGAGATTTTGGTCTTCATAAGTGGACAGGAGCCATTCAAAATTACCAGCACATGTTAAAATGTGAATACAAagtaacagcaaaaaaaatgttaaagcaattcaataaaaatattgattgatGTCGATTTGCTACGAGCTAGATCGTCAAAAACCATTGaatggtttgtttttaaaatctgCCGTgtaaatccaaatccaaaaccGCGTTCAGGTTTGTTCCAAACGggtaatatataaaaaaagaaagttcattgaaaatattgaaaacaagtTCTGTTTTTCTAAGATCGTCATAGAATAATTACTTTTATTCAATACATAGAATGACATTTTTCCGGATGGAAAATggaccattagggtgtaatatcaaaatcgattttccagcacagaaatttttcagttccttttggggtcctaaacaactccccaaagtttgggaacgattggtttagtcctcactttgcgcaaagcgattcaattttccatataaatttgtatgggaaaacccatttttttggatttcgatatttataaaatccacgtttcacgctgtactaaaaccggattcgtattcggatgctctggaaggtgctctacaactttcccgaagagagtatggtgctagcatgtccctgaaagaagatacagcgtcctcaaaactcgtctaaaacgtgattttcgagcaaaaaacacgttttagacgagttttgaacacgctgtatcttcttttaggagcaagttagcaccatactctcttcgggaaagttgtagagcaccttccagagcatccgaatacgaatccggttttagtacagcgtgaaacgtggattttataaatatcgaaatccaaaaaaatgggttttcccatacaaatttatatggaaaattgaatcgctttgcgcaaagtgaggactaaaccaatcgttcccaaactttggggagttgtttaggaccccaaaaggaactgaaaaattgttgtgctcgctaaatttggacaactttattgccttcctcaccttactgaagaaaggctataaaatcactcgaaaactgaacttctcaattagacctcctagaaccaccttcatgtatacctatcgactcagaatcaaattctgagcaaatgtctgtgtgtgtggtgggatgttgatcaaaaaattgtcactcgattatctcaacattggcttaactgattttgtccgttttggcgtcattcaatccgtcttggggtcctataagtcgctattaaacattatgcagtttagttaagtacttcaaaagttatgctaaaaaacgattttaacaaaagtccggaagattgaaaaaagggtggtttttgtaagaaaacccggcatgttatacatttttagaaaggtatttaaaagacctttttaacgcgtccaaaacattgaagatctgacaacccttacttactttactttacttttactgctcagaCAAcccccgggtcatgagctgtctccagatgcgctgccactgaactcggtcttgggctgctactctccaattccaactcggaactcccacacttcgaagatcttcctccacttggtctaaccaccttgcacgttgcgcccccctccgccgcgttccagaCGGCTCCGAATttaacaccaacttcaccggattgatagtctggttcggttggcgcgcatccagcgcgtccggcattctcgcgacgtgtccggcccacctgatccggccagccttggcgacttTCCGAATgtttggcttgccgtagagttgcgccagctcgtggttcatccttctccgccacacagtgttctcacgcacgccgccaaagatcgtcctaagcactcgccgttcgaaaacttcaagcgcttgcaggtcctcctcgagcatcgtccacgtttcgtgcccgtagagaacaaccggtcttatcagcgtttcgtacatggtacactttgtacgccgggaaaggtgaccagaccgtaaggtcttgtggagtccatagtaggcacgactaccggtgatgatgcgcctacgaatttctctgctgcagttgttgtccgacgtaaccaacgatccgaggtacacaaactcctccacaacctcgaactcgtcgccgtcgattgtcacgctcggtcctatgcgagtcctaagggactcggttcctcctgccagcagatatttcgtcttcgccacattcaccttcaatccaaccttttctgcttcccgcttcaattcggtgtaccgcctggccacctcctcgaaagtcctgccgacaatgtccatgtcgtcggcatagcagatgaattggctggatcggttgataatcgtgccccgcatgttgaagcccgcccgcctcattacaccttcaagcccaatgttgaaacagaggccggagataccgtcgccttgtcgcagtcccttgcgcgattcgatcgggtcggacatcgctcccgaaatcttcacgctgcaccgtgccccgtccatcgtcgatttcaccagtctgatcagcttcccgggaaagccgttctcgtacatgatcttccatagctcttcgcggtcgaccgagtcgtacgcggctttgaaatcgatgaacaggtggtgcgtcgggatctggtactcgcgacatttttggaggatttggcgtagcaaaaagatttggtccgtcgtcgatttcccctccacaaaaccggcttggtacggcccaacgaaatcctttgctcgctccgacagacgacagaagatgatctgagacagcactttgtaggccgcgttgagaatagtgatggctcgatagttttcacattccaacttgtcccccttcttgtagatcgggcatattactccctctttccactcctccggtagctgttctgtgtcccagaccttgacaatcagccggtgtagacaggccgccagcttgtccgggcccatcttgatgagttcagcaccgataccatccttacccgctgctttgttgttcttcagcttcttgatggcatccttaacctccctcatcgtgggtgctggctcgtcctcgccgtccaccataccgctgacgtcgtttcccccgtcgtcctggtactccgcctctgggccgttcaggtgctcgtcgaagtgctgcttccacctttcgatcacctcacgctcgtccgtcaagattcctccgtccttatcccggcacatttcggctcgcggcatgaagccagtccgggattgactgagtttcttgtagaacttacgcgtttcgttggagcgatacagctgcTCCATATCCTGgaactccaactcttccaggcggcgcttcttatcccggaagagatgggtttgctgtcttcgcaactgtttgtacgactccttgttcccacgggtgttgcgcagcagccacttgtcccgcgctgctttcttctcgtcccaaatcgcctgacattcctcgtcgaaccagccgttccgtcgaactcggtccacgtacccgatggcgctcgatgccgctgcgttgatggctgcttccatatggctccagcaggcctccagaggggcttcggcgagctcaccctcgtcaggcaacgcagcttcgagttcccgcgcgtactgggtagcgacctcaggatccttgagtcgctccaggttataccgctgcgggcgacggtaccggatcttgttgacctcagacaggcgttggcgcagctttgccaccaccaggtagtggtccgagtcgatgtccgcgccacggtaggttctgacgtcgattatgtccgagaagtgccgaccatcgatgagaacatggtcgatttgagtctccgtgtcgtttggtgatctccaggtgtacttgtatagggaggtgtgctggaagaaggtactacgtatggccatgtttcgggaggtagcgaaatcgatgagtcgtaggccgttctcgttcgtctgctggtgagcgctgaacctcccaataaccggtctaaactcctcctcctggccaacttgagcgttcaagtcgccgatgacaatcttgacgtcgtgttttggacacttcctgtactcgcggtcaagaagctcgtagaaagcgtccttgtcatcggcgtcgcttcccatgtgcgggctgtgcacgttgatgatgctcaggttgaagaatcggcccttgattctcaaccggcacattctgtcgttgactggccaccaaccaatcacgcgcttcgccatttcgcccagcacgataaaagctgtccccagctcgtGTGTATCGCCGCCGCTCCAATACATAGTATACCCACCGAATTCTCGGTGGTCCTTCcccgtccagcacacctcctgcagcgccacgacttcgagaccgcggacccgcaattcgttgtgaagaatgcggtcgctcccatcgaagttgagagacctgcagttccacgtcccgagtttccaatccctgGATCCCCGAAAATCGGGTCGGCGATTGGATCGGCTCGCATCTGGAGCTCTCTGCACTTGGGTTTTACGGCGAGTACGTGTAGCCatcaccaaccccctgtctcgccggaggaccgtcgtaccaggactgtttagagtcccaccctggcactgggacttttaatcagccgcccctaacctggggaacagacgctgtttcgagccgcccctaacctggggaacagccgctcgagggggggggggggggtccaaaCTCTATCTGCTGTAAGCCGCCCCTAACATGGAGAACAGACGCTTACCTCGACGATGGAGCAGGACAC
Coding sequences:
- the LOC128093349 gene encoding uncharacterized protein LOC128093349 gives rise to the protein GGGGGGWGGGGGWGGGRGGGGGGGGGGGGGGGGGGGGVGGGGGVGCGGGCGGGGGGGGGWGGGGGWGGGGGGGGGGGGGWGGGGGGGGGGGRGGGGWGGGGGGGVGGGWGGGGVGGWGGGGGGGGGGGGGGGGGGGVGWGGGGWCGGGGWGGGGGGGVAGGGGGGVWGGGGGGGGGGGGGGGG